A window of Leclercia adecarboxylata contains these coding sequences:
- a CDS encoding amino acid ABC transporter ATP-binding protein — translation MPLITINQMQKYYGDNHVLKGVDLDIDMGEVISIIGRSGSGKSTLLRCINGLEGYQDGSIKLGGMTITDRDSQAREISRSIGMVFQNFNLFPHMTALENVMLAPRRVLKKSAAECRDLARRMLEKVGLGDRLDYYPSSLSGGQQQRVAIARALAMSPKVLLCDEITSALDPELVGEVLKVLEQLAAEGMTLILVTHEMNFAREVGDRVVFMHQGRVWEQGDSKTLFASPQTSELKQFISSVRGLN, via the coding sequence ATGCCTCTCATCACCATTAACCAGATGCAGAAGTATTACGGCGATAACCACGTGCTCAAGGGTGTCGATCTGGATATCGATATGGGAGAAGTTATCTCGATTATTGGCCGCAGCGGGTCAGGAAAAAGCACGTTGCTGCGCTGTATCAACGGCCTGGAGGGCTATCAGGACGGCAGCATCAAGCTCGGCGGAATGACCATAACCGACCGCGATTCCCAGGCGCGGGAAATCAGTCGCTCGATTGGCATGGTTTTCCAGAACTTTAACCTGTTCCCGCATATGACGGCTCTGGAAAACGTGATGCTGGCGCCGCGTCGGGTGCTGAAGAAAAGTGCCGCCGAATGCCGTGACCTTGCCCGACGCATGCTGGAGAAGGTCGGTCTTGGTGACCGGCTGGATTACTATCCCTCCAGTCTTTCCGGTGGTCAGCAGCAGCGGGTGGCGATTGCCCGCGCCCTGGCGATGTCGCCAAAAGTATTACTCTGTGACGAGATCACCTCGGCGCTGGATCCTGAGCTGGTGGGGGAAGTCCTCAAGGTGCTGGAGCAGCTGGCGGCAGAGGGCATGACCCTGATTCTCGTGACCCATGAAATGAATTTTGCCCGTGAAGTGGGCGATCGCGTGGTGTTTATGCATCAGGGACGCGTCTGGGAGCAGGGTGACAGCAAAACGCTGTTCGCCAGCCCGCAAACCAGCGAACTGAAGCAGTTTATCTCCTCCGTGCGCGGTCTCAATTAA